A single Anopheles funestus chromosome 2RL, idAnoFuneDA-416_04, whole genome shotgun sequence DNA region contains:
- the LOC125761452 gene encoding serine protease snake-like, protein MAVLGRSCIYSDGGGCVGGYEWFCGGSLIAERFVLTAAHCAHVGMSNPPTVVQLGSRDLRYPSLIVEVRMIVQHPGYGGVLSYNDIALIQLATPVTTIQPAYLWTSEKIPNNVPLIATGWGKLGHFEEPSMVLQRVQIPIVPNNQCNQLLYRNRRLRQGVLPSQLCAGDPHGGKDTCEGDSGGPLQLKVSFAGLKGITDRYYIVGITSNGGICGTVNRPGLYTRVSSYIGWIERELQMTTD, encoded by the exons ATGGCCGTACTGGGACGGTCCTGCATCTATTCGGACGGTGGCGGATGTGTCGGTGGTTACGAATGGTTCTGCGGAGGTTCGCTAATAGCGGAACGCTTCGTCCTGACGGCGGCACACTGCGCACACGTCGGCATGTCAAATCCCCCGACCGTGGTACAACTCGGCAGCCGCGATCTACGCTACCCATCGCTTATCGTTGAGGTACGGATGATTGTCCAGCATCCGGGATATGGTGGAGTTCTTTCGTACAACGATATCGCACTGATACAGCTGGCAACGCCGGTGACCACCATCCAACCCGCCTATCTGTGGACGAGCGAAAAGATCCCAAACAATGTACCACTCATTGCTACCGGATGGGGTAAACTTGGCCACT TTGAAGAACCGTCCATGGTACTGCAACGTGTGCAGATTCCGATCGTGCCCAACAACCAGTGCAACCAGCTACTGTACCGCAACCGACGCCTGCGCCAGGGTGTGCTGCCCAGTCAACTGTGTGCCGGAGATCCGCACGGTGGCAAGGATACGTGCGAAGGTGATTCCGGTGGTCCCCTGCAGCTGAAGGTTTCCTTCGCTGGTTTGAAGGGAATAACCGATCGCTACTATATCGTCGGCATTACCTCGAATGGTGGTATCTGCGGGACGGTTAATCGGCCAGGACTTTATACGCGCGTATCGTCCTACATCGGATGGATCGAACGGGAGTTGCAGATGACAACGGACTAG